Sequence from the Burkholderia sp. GAS332 genome:
AAGTTCTTTAGCGCGGGCGCCGACCTGAACACGTTCGCTGACGGCAATCGCGAAGTCGCGCGCACGGCGGCGACGCGCTTCGGTGCCGCGTTCGAGACCTTGCAGAACGCGAGGCCGGTGGTGATCGCCGCGATCAACGGCTACGCGATGGGCGGTGGGCTCGAATGCGCGCTGGCCTGCGATATCCGTATCGCCGAGCAACACGCGTTGATGGCGCTGCCCGAAACGGCAGTGGGCTTGCTGCCATGCGGCTGCGGCACGCAGACGCTGCCGTGGCTGGTCGGTGAAGGGTGGGCTAAGCGGATGATTCTGACGGGTGAACGCGTCGATGCGGCGACCGCATTGCGTATCGGTCTCGTCGAAGACGTGGTGGAAAAGGGCGCCGCGCGCGAGGCCGCGTTGGCGATGGCGGCGCGTGTCGCGACACTGAGCCCGCAAGCGGTCGGCTTCAGCAAGACGTTGATCCATCAGGGCCGCAACGGCGTGCCGCGCGCGGCGGCGCTCGCGGTGGAGCGGGAACGCTTTGTCGATCTGTTCGACGGCGCCGACCAGCGCGAAGGTGTCAATGCGTTTCTCGAGAAACGTGCGCCACGCTGGCAGGTGACGCAAGCTGGACAGGTGGACCACGTAGCGCCCGCTGAGCAGGCTGCGAGCGTCGAGCAGGAGATCCGTCGATGAGCGCCTTGCAGAGCGTCGCGCTCGATACGAGCGTAGAGGCGGAGCGCGAGATTCTGTTTCGCGTCGTCAACCGTGTGGCGATCATCACGCTGAACCGGCCGGCCGCGCTCAATGCGCTGTCGCACGCGATGGTGCGGGAACTGACCGTGCTGGTCGAACATTGCCGTACCGATGATGGGATCGTTGCCCTTGTGCTCAAAGGCGCGGGCGCCAAGGGTTTTTGCGCCGGCGGCGATGTGCGCGAGGTGCAGCGGCTCGCGAAGAATGGCGATAGCCGGTGGCTGGCGTTTTTCGTCGATGAATACCGGCTCGACTATGCGCTGCACACGTTTCCGAAGCCCGTGGTCGCCTTGCTCGACGGGATCTCGATGGGCGGCGGCATGGGGCTCGGGCAGGCGGCGCGGCTGCGGATCGTCACTGAGCGGAGCAAGATCGCGATGCCGGAGACGCGCATTGGGTTCCTGCCCGATGTCGGTGCGACGCGTTTTCTGAGCGTGATGCCGGCGGAGGTTGAACTGTATGTTGGGCTCACTGGGGTGACGTTATCCGGCGCGGATGCGTTGCGCTTGCAACTGGCGGATCTGTGTGTGCCGGCTGAGTGGCTTGGGACTTTTGAAGAGCGCTTGCAGCGCATGTCGCATACGGGGGATTTGATGGCGGCGTTGCGTGGAGTGTTCGAGCCGCCGTGCAATATCATTCCGCATGCTGCGTTGGGGCCTTTTACTCAGTTGATCCTTAGGCATTTTGATCGGCGCTCGAGTATCGAGCGGATTGTCGCGACGTTGCGTCATGATCTGGCGCGCGAGCCCGCGCGGGAGGTGAGGCAGTGGCTGCAGGCTGCTTATGATGCGATGGTTGGGCATTCGCCTACGATGCTTTATGTCACCCGGGAGGCTTTGCTGCGCGGGCGGCAGATGACTTTGGCGGAGTGTTTTCGGATGGAGTTGGGGATCGTCAAGCGGGTGATCGAGGAAGGCGATTTCTGCGAAGGCGTTAGGGCGCAGTTGATCGATAAGGATCGGAAGTGCAGGTGGGCGCCTGCGACGCTTGCCGAGGTGCGGCCGGAGCGAGTTCGGCATTTTTTGGCTTCGCCTTGGAAGAGGGAGGGGCATCCGTTGGTTGCTTTGGGTGCTGAAGCGCTATGAGGTAGTCGACGTTTGTTGTTCTGTATTCCTACGGTGTTGGCCTTTCCTTGTTTTCTTATCGGTGTATTAGCGTCGCCCCTGTGCGGGGCGGCACCTACTTTTCTTTGCCGCCGCAAAGAAAAGTAGGCAAAAGAAAGCGGCTCGAAGCCCCTGCTAAGCGGGTCCCTCGCGCAGTTACGGTAGTGGTGCATCTGGAATCTGTGCTCTCGCACATTCGGCGTCAGTGACAAGGCAGTCATACTTCCGGCGGCGCTGCGCGCGCCGACGCGGTGGTTCTTGATGTGCGTCGGCGTGCTCTCGTTAACCTTGTCCGACTGTGTCACCCCTCAGG
This genomic interval carries:
- a CDS encoding short chain enoyl-CoA hydratase gives rise to the protein MIELDYAHDGAVALLTLKRPPANAFTPDGLLQLQQTVERLNGEARVRAIVITGDGPKFFSAGADLNTFADGNREVARTAATRFGAAFETLQNARPVVIAAINGYAMGGGLECALACDIRIAEQHALMALPETAVGLLPCGCGTQTLPWLVGEGWAKRMILTGERVDAATALRIGLVEDVVEKGAAREAALAMAARVATLSPQAVGFSKTLIHQGRNGVPRAAALAVERERFVDLFDGADQREGVNAFLEKRAPRWQVTQAGQVDHVAPAEQAASVEQEIRR
- a CDS encoding Enoyl-CoA hydratase/carnithine racemase; its protein translation is MSALQSVALDTSVEAEREILFRVVNRVAIITLNRPAALNALSHAMVRELTVLVEHCRTDDGIVALVLKGAGAKGFCAGGDVREVQRLAKNGDSRWLAFFVDEYRLDYALHTFPKPVVALLDGISMGGGMGLGQAARLRIVTERSKIAMPETRIGFLPDVGATRFLSVMPAEVELYVGLTGVTLSGADALRLQLADLCVPAEWLGTFEERLQRMSHTGDLMAALRGVFEPPCNIIPHAALGPFTQLILRHFDRRSSIERIVATLRHDLAREPAREVRQWLQAAYDAMVGHSPTMLYVTREALLRGRQMTLAECFRMELGIVKRVIEEGDFCEGVRAQLIDKDRKCRWAPATLAEVRPERVRHFLASPWKREGHPLVALGAEAL